A genomic stretch from Desulfurococcaceae archaeon MEX13E-LK6-19 includes:
- a CDS encoding YfcE family phosphodiesterase, with translation MKVYRILVIGDTHIPDRASAVDPRIRSDIESDKPYDVVVFTGDFTSENVVAWVEGLGKDVYYVQGNMDYLDLPKTQKFVLAGIKIGVHHGDGVYPRGNIRQLSRIAKELDVNLLFSGHTHSPFIKLDEENMILHVNPGSLTGVWGGGGGLMVPTYIKAYLYDSELELRLFILRGLEIELMKKHVYKWDGSRWILVSS, from the coding sequence ATGAAGGTCTATAGGATACTAGTCATAGGAGATACACACATACCCGACAGAGCGTCAGCAGTAGATCCGAGAATAAGATCTGATATAGAGTCCGACAAACCTTACGATGTAGTCGTGTTTACGGGAGACTTTACTAGCGAGAACGTTGTTGCTTGGGTTGAAGGTCTTGGTAAAGATGTCTATTACGTACAAGGAAACATGGACTATCTAGACTTACCTAAGACCCAGAAATTCGTCCTAGCAGGCATAAAGATAGGTGTACATCATGGTGACGGGGTTTACCCTAGAGGGAATATAAGGCAGCTAAGCAGGATAGCCAAAGAACTGGATGTTAACCTGCTTTTCAGTGGTCATACACATAGTCCATTCATCAAACTTGATGAGGAGAATATGATCTTACATGTTAATCCAGGGAGCCTGACGGGAGTATGGGGTGGTGGAGGAGGATTAATGGTGCCTACATACATTAAGGCTTATCTCTATGACTCCGAACTAGAGTTGAGACTATTCATCTTAAGGGGGTTGGAGATAGAGCTTATGAAAAAACATGTCTATAAATGGGATGGGTCTAGGTGGATTCTTGTTTCTTCTTAA
- a CDS encoding nodulation protein NfeD — MKKKFIFFITLLFVLLLLSSTTLSTTQLQYNARKTSNHIIVVNISGGIDYGVQELVQEAIARAEEVDGILIIVLDTPGGLLDATFNIISLIRTSKVPVVGYVYPPGKGAWSAGTLILLACHVAAMAPGTIIGSLQPVYYNPATGEYTTVNESKIINPVLEMATTLAKDRGRNVSAARAFVLENLNLDANDALKYNVIEFVARSLDELIQKLNGYTVTLDNGETVVLNTENAHVEYYSGSLRTQVIRVFSDPIINGLIGTLGILLLIIGVISGHYVILPLAIGLIILSLLGAGYNANYISLTLMLIGAIALAIELVTPRFGILGFSGIILIALGIALMPYLNPSWFVSPEYQRMLFWTGITTGIVLGAFMGFVLYKIIQAKRKPPVLKIGMVGLEGKCVEPIEPGREGFVLVQGEYWRARSDEKIDVGEKIVVVKKDGPVLIVKKKQEST; from the coding sequence ATGAAAAAGAAGTTCATATTTTTTATCACATTGCTATTTGTACTCTTATTGCTTTCAAGCACAACGTTGTCAACAACTCAACTCCAATACAATGCTAGGAAAACAAGTAATCACATCATAGTTGTTAACATAAGTGGCGGAATAGACTATGGTGTCCAGGAGCTTGTCCAAGAAGCTATTGCTAGAGCCGAAGAAGTAGACGGTATATTGATTATAGTACTTGATACCCCTGGGGGGCTTCTTGATGCAACATTCAACATTATATCATTAATAAGAACTAGTAAAGTCCCTGTTGTAGGATACGTGTACCCGCCAGGAAAAGGAGCTTGGAGTGCTGGTACACTAATATTACTGGCATGCCATGTAGCTGCTATGGCTCCCGGCACTATAATTGGATCGCTTCAACCAGTGTACTATAATCCTGCTACAGGAGAATACACTACTGTTAATGAAAGCAAGATAATAAACCCTGTACTAGAGATGGCTACTACGTTGGCGAAAGATCGTGGTAGAAATGTTTCTGCAGCACGAGCCTTTGTTTTAGAGAATCTTAATCTAGATGCGAATGATGCACTAAAATATAATGTTATAGAATTCGTTGCAAGATCTCTTGATGAGCTAATCCAAAAGTTAAATGGATATACTGTAACTTTAGATAACGGTGAAACCGTTGTATTGAATACTGAAAACGCTCACGTGGAATACTATAGTGGCAGTCTCAGAACACAAGTAATTCGTGTGTTCTCAGACCCTATAATTAATGGGCTTATAGGTACTCTTGGTATTCTGCTTCTAATAATAGGTGTCATAAGTGGGCACTACGTTATCTTACCTCTTGCCATAGGATTAATAATATTGAGTCTTCTAGGTGCTGGATATAACGCCAACTATATTAGCTTAACACTTATGCTGATAGGTGCCATAGCTTTAGCTATAGAGCTTGTTACACCCAGATTCGGTATACTCGGCTTCAGCGGCATAATACTTATAGCCTTGGGGATAGCGTTAATGCCCTACCTTAATCCATCATGGTTCGTCTCGCCAGAGTACCAAAGAATGCTCTTCTGGACAGGCATAACAACAGGAATAGTACTAGGAGCCTTCATGGGTTTTGTATTGTATAAGATAATTCAAGCTAAGAGAAAACCGCCCGTATTGAAGATAGGTATGGTCGGCCTTGAAGGTAAGTGTGTAGAACCCATTGAACCAGGGAGAGAAGGGTTTGTTTTAGTTCAGGGAGAATACTGGCGTGCACGCAGTGATGAAAAAATCGATGTCGGCGAGAAAATAGTTGTTGTAAAGAAGGATGGGCCAGTATTAATAGTTAAGAAGAAACAAGAATCCACCTAG
- a CDS encoding slipin family protein, with product MSIINLFLTTLLVLLQITETLPAIIIVLIIVLIFLSMSIKIVREYERAVIFRLGRLLGAKGPGLFFIIPFADNFIKIDLRVTAVDVPEQQVITKDNVTVSVDAVVYYRVIDPIKAVTTVENYHYAVLMMAQTTLRDIVGSVELDDILSRREEINKKIQKILDEITDPWGIKVTAVTLKQVRLPESILRAMAKQAEAERWRRSRIIEAEGEKQAASRMAEAAAFYERHPMALKLRELQTLVEVARERNMIVIAPVTLGHLGTDIGLVTALSKQQSKGESS from the coding sequence ATGAGTATAATAAACCTATTCTTAACAACACTTCTAGTTCTCCTGCAGATAACCGAGACTCTACCAGCAATCATAATCGTACTGATAATCGTACTGATATTCCTCTCGATGAGCATTAAAATTGTGAGAGAGTATGAGAGAGCAGTAATATTTAGACTTGGCAGGTTATTGGGGGCAAAAGGCCCCGGCTTATTCTTCATCATACCTTTCGCAGACAATTTCATTAAAATAGACTTACGTGTAACAGCAGTCGATGTCCCCGAGCAACAAGTTATAACCAAGGACAACGTCACAGTCAGTGTTGACGCTGTTGTTTATTACAGGGTTATAGATCCCATAAAAGCAGTGACTACCGTAGAGAACTACCACTACGCTGTATTGATGATGGCCCAGACTACTCTAAGAGATATCGTTGGCTCCGTTGAGCTAGACGACATACTTTCACGTAGAGAAGAAATCAACAAGAAAATACAGAAGATCCTAGATGAAATAACCGACCCATGGGGTATCAAGGTAACCGCTGTAACACTTAAACAAGTACGTCTTCCTGAGAGCATACTTCGAGCAATGGCTAAGCAGGCTGAGGCAGAGAGATGGAGAAGAAGCAGGATCATTGAAGCTGAAGGTGAGAAACAAGCCGCTTCAAGAATGGCTGAAGCAGCCGCCTTCTATGAGAGGCACCCAATGGCGTTGAAACTACGTGAGCTCCAGACCCTAGTCGAGGTCGCTAGAGAGAGAAACATGATCGTTATTGCACCAGTCACATTAGGGCACTTAGGAACAGATATAGGATTGGTAACAGCTTTATCTAAACAGCAAAGCAAGGGTGAGTCCAGTTAG
- a CDS encoding Holliday junction resolvase, with product MTNTRRSRGFSRERELVRTLWKHGFAVMRAPASGAKSRRVKYPDIVAMKNGHIFVIEVKTKDKPGHIYIEKHQIDKVREFSERAGGKGFIAVKIMDGRGWRFIPLEKLVETPGGNYKVPLEELDNALDLKGFIKLADSSRKITEWI from the coding sequence ATGACTAATACTAGGAGGAGCCGTGGGTTCAGTAGAGAACGAGAACTAGTTAGAACTCTATGGAAGCATGGATTCGCTGTAATGAGAGCACCGGCAAGTGGTGCGAAATCTAGGAGGGTAAAGTACCCTGATATTGTCGCTATGAAGAATGGGCATATTTTCGTCATAGAGGTTAAGACTAAGGACAAGCCTGGGCATATTTATATTGAGAAACACCAGATTGACAAGGTTAGAGAGTTTAGTGAAAGAGCTGGAGGAAAAGGATTCATAGCAGTTAAGATAATGGATGGGCGTGGATGGAGGTTTATTCCATTAGAAAAACTTGTAGAGACCCCCGGGGGAAACTATAAAGTTCCCTTAGAAGAGCTGGACAATGCCCTCGATCTTAAAGGATTTATTAAGTTGGCTGATTCCTCTAGAAAAATCACTGAATGGATATAA
- the tadA gene encoding Flp pilus assembly complex ATPase component TadA gives MSIGVAGEEIYVPDTSALIEGAVSRLIEEGKIRGRIIIHKAVLAELEHQANQGRATGYAGLNEIKRIRSYAEKGLISVEIAGEKPRPYDIRMAGLGAIDALIRDYAYEVGGTLITGDRVQALVAEAMGLKVIFIPPEKITRLKLEEFFDETTMSIHLKEDVPPIAKKGRPGDWEYVVLDKRPLSREEIEAIAREIIEEARRRPDGFIEIDRSGSTIIQLGRYRIVITRPPLSDGWEITAVRPLKKLRLEDYNLPPKLLKRLEEKAEGILIAGAPGMGKTTFAQALAEYYMEKGKIVKTIESPRDMQLPPKVTQYSKNYADLGELHDILLLSRPDYTVFDEMRSDEDFKLYADLRLAGIGMIGVVHATTPIDAIQRFIGRVELGMIPSLIDTVIFIRNGQVDKVYEVKMTVKLPTGLREADLARPVIEVRDFLTGELEYEIYTFGEQTVVVPVKRFKPTGANVDKVATLIQKILPGAEVSIEDSTVVVLIPRNMIKSFNKKVKRIKKLEEKYGVAIKLRFI, from the coding sequence GTGAGTATAGGTGTTGCTGGAGAAGAAATCTATGTCCCGGACACTAGCGCGTTGATAGAGGGAGCTGTTAGTAGGCTTATTGAAGAAGGAAAGATCCGTGGTAGAATAATCATACATAAAGCCGTTCTGGCAGAACTAGAGCATCAAGCTAATCAGGGTAGAGCCACTGGTTATGCTGGTTTAAATGAGATTAAGAGAATCCGGAGCTACGCGGAGAAGGGACTCATATCAGTGGAAATTGCTGGAGAAAAGCCTCGCCCCTATGATATAAGAATGGCTGGCTTGGGAGCAATAGATGCTCTCATAAGAGACTATGCTTACGAGGTTGGTGGCACACTTATAACTGGAGACCGTGTACAAGCTCTTGTAGCCGAGGCTATGGGTTTAAAAGTAATATTCATACCACCCGAGAAAATCACTAGACTAAAGCTCGAAGAGTTCTTCGATGAGACGACAATGAGTATTCACTTAAAGGAGGACGTGCCACCCATAGCTAAGAAGGGTAGACCCGGCGATTGGGAGTATGTTGTCCTGGATAAAAGGCCTCTATCCAGAGAAGAGATTGAAGCTATTGCAAGAGAGATTATAGAAGAAGCACGTAGAAGACCTGATGGCTTCATAGAAATAGATCGTTCAGGATCAACTATAATTCAGCTTGGTAGATACAGAATAGTCATAACACGCCCACCGCTCAGCGATGGATGGGAAATCACTGCTGTCAGACCATTAAAGAAGCTTAGATTAGAAGATTACAACTTACCACCCAAACTATTAAAGAGACTTGAAGAAAAAGCCGAGGGAATACTTATTGCTGGAGCACCAGGTATGGGCAAAACCACGTTTGCCCAAGCACTAGCAGAATACTATATGGAGAAAGGAAAGATCGTTAAGACCATTGAGTCCCCTAGAGACATGCAGCTACCACCCAAAGTAACACAGTATAGTAAAAACTATGCAGACCTAGGAGAGCTCCATGACATACTCCTGCTAAGCAGACCCGATTACACAGTATTTGATGAAATGAGGAGTGACGAGGACTTCAAACTCTATGCCGATTTGAGACTAGCTGGCATAGGCATGATAGGTGTTGTACACGCTACAACACCTATAGACGCTATACAAAGATTTATAGGAAGAGTAGAACTAGGCATGATACCAAGTCTTATCGACACAGTTATTTTCATAAGAAACGGTCAAGTAGACAAAGTCTATGAAGTCAAGATGACAGTAAAGCTACCAACAGGTCTGCGTGAAGCAGACCTAGCTAGACCAGTAATAGAAGTAAGAGACTTCCTTACAGGTGAGCTCGAGTACGAGATCTATACGTTTGGTGAACAAACCGTAGTAGTGCCCGTCAAGAGGTTCAAGCCTACTGGAGCCAATGTAGATAAAGTAGCTACACTCATCCAGAAGATTCTCCCAGGAGCAGAGGTTAGCATTGAGGATTCAACAGTAGTAGTATTGATACCAAGAAACATGATAAAGTCATTTAACAAGAAAGTAAAGAGGATTAAGAAGCTGGAAGAGAAGTATGGTGTAGCCATAAAACTAAGGTTTATATAA